The region GGACTGTTTTGTAGCATGAAACACGGCGCTTGACAACCACGTTCGCGGCACCGTTCACGGGCGGCAAAGCCCCGTAAAAACCACTTTTTGCTTGACTTTGGTTTTATTTATTGTATATTTTGCACAACTTTTTAGAACATATCCTGAAACAGACGATCCGCCAAAACAGCTATCCTGTTGTTTTATTGTCGCTTTTATTATTTGAAGCGACAACGACCAAAGGGAGCCGATGACACTGTGAACCGTTTCGGAGAATTATCGAAAAAAGCGAGAGGATTCCTTATTACCTTCAGGTTGCCGGTTTGATGCGGGCTACCTGGGGGTATTTGTGTTTTATAGCCATGATTCAGCGGCGGTAATAGCGGTTCCTGACGCCAAATTCGCAATGAAAGGTGGTGATCGCCGAGAACCAATCCAACGGTAACATTATGTTTGCAGCCCGCAGTAGTATCAGCATTCAATAAAAATGAAGGAGGCACACATGAGTATCAAAAAGAGGATTCTGGCAGTTGCAGCAGCAAGCGCCCTCGGCGCCATGGCCGCTGTGCCGGCAATGGCATTCGAGAACGAATTCCACGGCAGCTACACCCTGAAATACTTCCTGTCCAACTACGAAAGAGGCGCTGAAGGCAACGGCGTGATCACCCCCGGCGTCGCATACGCCAACGCCACGCAAAACCTCAAAACCAACAATTACTTCGAGCAGCGCGCCCGCATCTTCTACACCGCCAAGGCCAACGACGATCTGAAACTGGTAACCGCCTTCGAGATCGACTCCGTGTTCGGCGACAGGGCTCAGGGCAGCATCGCAGCCACCAACTCCAACGTTGCTCAATCGAACGTGACCGCCGGATTCCGCAACTCCGGCGGCGCCATGGAATCCGACGCGGTCAACCTGGAAACCAAATGGGTCTACCTGCAGTTCAAGGTGCCCTCGACCCCGACGACCGTCATCGCCGGTATCCAGCCGTTCAAAGACTCCATCAAGGGGATCTTCCTCGATGCCGACATCGCCGGCGTGATCACCTCGACCAAGCTGAACAACGCCACCCTCAACGCAGGCTACCTGCGCGCCTATGACCAGTCCTACTTCAGCGCCAGCAGCGGCCAGACCAACCTGGTGCGCGGCAACGAAAACCTGGACATCGGAGCGGTGGAACTGAAGTACGCCCTGAGCAAGGACGCAAACGTGGGCGGAGCCTACTACATCTATGCCGACGGCCGCACCAACTACGTCAGCGGTGCTGAAAACGGCTCCACCATGGTACACGTCATCGCCCTGACCGGCGACGCCAAGATCGGCAAGGTTGCCCTGAGCGGCTTCGGCGCCTACCAGGGCGGCGTAATCCGCGGCGTGACGACGCAGGGCGACAGCGCCTACCTCAACGCCTTCGCCTACAACGTGGCAGCCAAAGCCGCCGTCGGCCCCGGCACCCTGCGGAGCGCCCTGCTCTTCACCTCCGGCAACGCCAACAACCCCGGCAAGCACTACACCGGCTGGGTGGGCGTCATGCAGTCCCCCAACTCCACTTGGTCCTCGACGAACGGCGCCAACTCCTACAACGAATCGGGCATGATGCTGTTCAACCGCAACGCCGGCGCCCAGGGAACCAGCACCGACTCCTCCCTGGTGTACAACTCGGGCAACGGCACCTCCCCGATCAACGGCCAGGGCCTCTACCTCTACACCCTCGGGTATGATGCCACCATCACCCCGAAGGCCTTTGCCAGCGCCAATGTGGGCCTGGGCTGGGCAGCTCACACCAACAGCCTGAAACCGACCGACAAGAGCCTCACCGGTTCGCCCAAGAACGCTTCCAACTTCATGGGTACCGAAATCAACGTGGAAACCGGCTACAAGATGTATGACAACCTGACCGCCAAGATCCAGGCTGCCTATCTCGTCCTGGGCGGTTACTATGCAAAATCCGCCACCGGCGGCAAAGATCCGGAAAACCCCTACACGGGTCGCGTTGTGCTGAGCTACGCATTCTAAACCGTAACACCTGAAGCGGCACCGAAAGGGCGGGAGCGATCCCGCCCTTTTTTTTTGACATGTCCGGGCTATTTTGCGATAATCCATCGGTTTCCTGCTATTCGGCATTCAATGCAGAGCTGACCGCCCCCAAACAAACGTTCCCCGAAACAGGCTGAGGAGAAACCATGAAAAAAGTGATCGTACTGCTTGCCGCGCTCTTCCTTCCGCTGGCGGCCCTGCCGGCCTTTGCGGCACAGCTGCGGGTGTTCGTGTCCGAGATGAACGCCATCGGCGTCCCGAACAAGGATGAGATGAAAACCACGCTCCAGGCCCTGCTGGCGGCGCGCCTGAACAGCGACAGGATCATGGCCGTCGGCAGCGCGGCCGAGGCCGACGCCGTCGTGAGCGGGACGTACGTGGTCCTGGGCAAGGTCTTCAGCATGGATGCCCTGGCCAGAACGAGCGGCGGCAAAACCCTGACGCGCGCCTACATCCAGGGGGACAGCAGCGAAGAGCTGATTCCGGCGGTGGGGAAGCTGGCGGAGAAGCTGGCCGCCGAGCTGGATAAGATCCATCCCGGGCAACCGGCAGCCGGTGCTCCCGTTGCCGCCGTTCCGGTCGTTGCGGCGGCAGCGCCGCTGGCGGCGCCGAAGTCCGACATCATCAAAAACGAGCAGGTCCGTGTGGCCCCGGCCGGCGATTTCATCAAGCCCAAGGAAACGGAACAGGGCAACACCGGCGGCTGGCTGAGCAAGCGCCTGACCGGCGCCGCCAACCTGGTGGCCCTGGGCGCCACCCTGCCCGACGGCAGCCGGGAGGTGTTCCTGGCCGAGGAGCGCCGCCTCTCCTACTACCGCCAGGCCGGGGAGATGAAACTGGTGGCCGACACGGAGTTCAGAAGCTCCGAGAAGATCCTCTCCCTGGATACCATCGACGGCAGCAAGGGCCTTGAAATCTATGTGACCATCATTCGCGGCGACGAGCTCGCCTCACAGGTCTGGCAGGTGCAGGGCGACAAACTGGTGAAACTGGCCGGAGACCTGCCCTGGTTCTTCCGCGCCTTCAGCCTGGCCGGCGGGCCGAAAAAACTCTACGTCCAGGCCATGGGCCGTGATGCGGACTATTTCGGCGACGTCTTCGAGGCGACCCGCTCCGGCAACGAAATTGCCCTGAAGAACCCGGTCAAGATGCCCCGTTTCGGCACCATCTACACCTTCAACCAGCTCCGCGACCAGGACGGCAAGACGCTCACGGCCGTCATCAACCCGGACGGCTACCTGGTCGTCTACGATCAGGAGCAGAAAGAGTTCTGGCGCAGCAACGACAAGTTCGGCGGCTCGGAACTGTACTTCCAGAAAGAGGACACCGGTGTCAATGCCCGCGTGTCCGGGGAAAAATACCGCTGGGTCTTCATGAACATGCGTATCCAGGCAACCGCCGGGGGCGCCATCCTGGTGGGCAAAAACGACGGGTTCTGGGTGCTGGGCAATGCCCGCTCCTACAAGAAGGGCACGGTCTACTGCTTCTCCTGGAACGGCTCGAGCCTGGACGAGAAGTGGCGTACCCGCGATACCCAGAACTACATGCCGGACTACTATTTCGACGAGGCCAAAAACGAGCTGTTTATCCTGCAGACCGTGCAGCGCTCCGGGATAACCACCCGCGGGGCTTCGTCCCTGGCCATCAAGAAGGTGGAATAACCCACCCCCGGCCCTCCCGACTCCGGACCGGAAAGCCGCACTCCCCTCTGGGCGGCTTCCCGGTCCGAATGCTTTGTACGCGCCGCAGCAGGGGTGTATGAGAACCAATTCTTCCAGGAACAGAGATTCATGACCATGTTATCACCCGACATTTCACTCCCCCGCGGCGTCAGCGACTTCCTGCCGGACGCCGCCGCCAAGATCGGCTTCATCGAAGCGAAGATCCGCCATGTCTTCGAGCTGTGGGGGTTCCGGCGCATCATCCCCCCCAAGCTGGAATACGAGGACGTGCTGACCATCGGCATGGGAGAGGAGCTGAAGGGCAAGACCTACCGCTTCGACGACCGGCAGACCGGGCGCCTCTTGGCGTTCCCGCCGGACATCACCCCCCAGATCGCCCGCATC is a window of Geobacter sp. FeAm09 DNA encoding:
- a CDS encoding VCBS repeat-containing protein, which produces MKKVIVLLAALFLPLAALPAFAAQLRVFVSEMNAIGVPNKDEMKTTLQALLAARLNSDRIMAVGSAAEADAVVSGTYVVLGKVFSMDALARTSGGKTLTRAYIQGDSSEELIPAVGKLAEKLAAELDKIHPGQPAAGAPVAAVPVVAAAAPLAAPKSDIIKNEQVRVAPAGDFIKPKETEQGNTGGWLSKRLTGAANLVALGATLPDGSREVFLAEERRLSYYRQAGEMKLVADTEFRSSEKILSLDTIDGSKGLEIYVTIIRGDELASQVWQVQGDKLVKLAGDLPWFFRAFSLAGGPKKLYVQAMGRDADYFGDVFEATRSGNEIALKNPVKMPRFGTIYTFNQLRDQDGKTLTAVINPDGYLVVYDQEQKEFWRSNDKFGGSELYFQKEDTGVNARVSGEKYRWVFMNMRIQATAGGAILVGKNDGFWVLGNARSYKKGTVYCFSWNGSSLDEKWRTRDTQNYMPDYYFDEAKNELFILQTVQRSGITTRGASSLAIKKVE